A single region of the Microcella sp. genome encodes:
- a CDS encoding nicotinate phosphoribosyltransferase, whose protein sequence is MTTALLTDRYELTMVEAALRSGRAHRECVFEVFGRRLSGGRRFGVVAGTGRVLEAIAAFRFGHVELEWLAENDVVDDVTLQWLADYRFTGSVEGYREGELYFPESPVLTVRGTFAEAVVLETVVLSILNYDSAVATAAARMVAAADGRPLAEMGSRRTNEAAAVAAARAAHIAGFSATSNLEAGRRWGVPTMGTAAHSFTLLHDSEEEAFRAQVDSLGAGTTLLVDTYDVRTAVETAVRVAGPTLGAVRLDSGDLPSLVREVRDQLDSLGATATRITVTNDLDETSIAALRGAPVDAFGVGTSVVTGSGSPAAGFVYKLVARRDGDDGEWMPVAKSSPGKVSAGGAKRAERLLRDGVAVAERIIVDDDGESALAATHDARSLTVPLMTAGEADQRWLGPDGVRLAREHCAAAVAELPATALRLSRGEPALPTLTA, encoded by the coding sequence GTGACGACCGCGCTGCTCACCGACCGCTACGAGCTCACCATGGTCGAGGCCGCCCTGCGGTCGGGGCGCGCTCACCGCGAGTGCGTGTTCGAAGTATTCGGGCGGCGACTGTCCGGCGGGCGCCGCTTCGGCGTCGTCGCCGGCACGGGTCGAGTGCTCGAGGCCATCGCCGCGTTTCGCTTTGGGCACGTCGAGCTCGAGTGGCTGGCAGAGAACGACGTCGTCGATGACGTGACGCTGCAGTGGCTCGCCGACTACCGGTTCACGGGCAGCGTCGAAGGGTATCGAGAGGGCGAATTGTACTTTCCCGAATCACCCGTGCTGACCGTGCGCGGCACGTTCGCCGAGGCGGTCGTGCTCGAGACCGTCGTGCTCAGCATCCTGAACTACGACAGCGCCGTCGCGACCGCCGCCGCTCGCATGGTCGCAGCAGCCGATGGGCGCCCGCTCGCCGAGATGGGGTCGCGCCGCACCAACGAAGCCGCCGCGGTCGCCGCAGCGCGCGCCGCCCACATCGCCGGATTCAGCGCCACCTCGAACCTCGAAGCGGGCCGACGGTGGGGCGTGCCGACGATGGGCACAGCCGCGCACTCGTTCACCCTGCTGCACGACAGCGAAGAAGAGGCCTTTCGCGCCCAAGTCGACTCGCTCGGTGCGGGCACGACACTGCTCGTCGACACCTACGACGTGCGCACGGCTGTCGAGACCGCCGTGCGCGTCGCCGGGCCGACGCTCGGCGCGGTGCGACTCGACTCAGGAGACCTGCCCTCGCTCGTGCGCGAGGTTCGCGACCAGCTCGACTCGCTCGGCGCCACGGCGACGCGCATCACCGTCACCAACGACCTCGACGAGACCTCGATCGCGGCACTGCGGGGGGCGCCCGTCGACGCCTTCGGTGTGGGCACCTCGGTCGTCACCGGATCAGGATCACCCGCCGCCGGCTTCGTCTACAAGCTCGTCGCCCGCCGCGACGGCGACGATGGCGAATGGATGCCCGTGGCCAAGTCCTCCCCCGGCAAAGTCTCGGCCGGCGGAGCGAAGCGAGCCGAGCGGCTGCTGCGCGACGGCGTCGCCGTGGCCGAGCGCATCATCGTCGATGACGACGGCGAGTCGGCCCTCGCCGCGACGCACGATGCCCGAAGCCTCACCGTGCCCCTCATGACCGCGGGTGAGGCCGACCAGCGCTGGCTCGGCCCCGACGGCGTGCGGCTCGCGCGCGAGCACTGCGCCGCCGCCGTCGCCGAACTGCCCGCGACCGCTCTGCGGCTCAGCCGCGGCGAACCGGCTCTGCCCACGCTTACCGCCTGA
- a CDS encoding SRPBCC family protein, protein MTIAHHETAIEAHATLPMITLTRDFAATPAQLVKAHLDPELFVRWIGPDRLTTRLELWEPRRGGGYRYVQTDTDGSEYAFFGSFHDIGDNRLVQTFTFEGYPDGVSLDTMLLEDLGDGRTRLHITSLVDSFEGRDMMLASGMESGVNEGYAKLDRLLEEGAL, encoded by the coding sequence ATGACCATCGCCCACCACGAGACCGCCATCGAAGCGCACGCCACGCTGCCGATGATCACCCTCACGCGCGACTTCGCAGCGACACCCGCGCAGCTCGTGAAGGCGCACCTCGACCCCGAGCTCTTCGTGCGCTGGATCGGCCCCGACCGACTCACGACGCGCCTCGAGCTGTGGGAGCCGCGGCGCGGCGGCGGCTACCGCTACGTGCAGACCGACACCGACGGCAGCGAGTACGCGTTCTTCGGCTCGTTCCACGACATCGGCGACAACCGCCTCGTGCAGACCTTCACCTTCGAGGGGTACCCCGACGGCGTCTCGCTCGACACGATGCTGCTCGAAGACCTCGGCGACGGCCGCACGCGCCTGCACATCACCTCGCTCGTCGACAGCTTCGAAGGCCGAGACATGATGCTCGCGAGCGGCATGGAGTCGGGCGTCAACGAGGGCTACGCCAAGCTCGACCGGCTGCTCGAGGAGGGCGCGCTGTAG
- a CDS encoding helix-turn-helix transcriptional regulator → MVEQLAVDPLSRVFSALADPTRRDMVAHLSETDATVTELAARYPVSLQAVSKHVQVLESAGLVRRTRSGRERPVHLDAEVLTLMDAWLERYRRRAEERYRRLDDVLATLDDSGRASTTSTTTEEGAAS, encoded by the coding sequence ATGGTTGAACAACTGGCGGTCGATCCCCTCTCGCGCGTCTTCTCGGCCCTCGCCGACCCGACCAGGCGCGACATGGTCGCGCACCTGAGCGAGACCGACGCGACCGTCACCGAGCTCGCGGCGCGCTACCCCGTGAGCCTGCAGGCCGTGTCGAAGCACGTGCAGGTGCTCGAAAGCGCGGGGCTCGTGCGCCGCACCCGCTCCGGCCGCGAGCGCCCCGTGCACCTCGACGCCGAAGTGCTCACCCTCATGGACGCCTGGCTCGAGCGCTACCGACGCCGCGCCGAAGAGCGCTACCGGCGCTTGGACGACGTGCTCGCCACACTCGACGACAGCGGTCGAGCATCCACCACCAGCACCACCACCGAAGAAGGAGCAGCATCATGA
- the murI gene encoding glutamate racemase: MSTAPIGVFDSGVGGLTVTRTIIDQLPRERIVYVGDTANGPYGPLPIADVRQHALRIMDELVDQGVKLLVIACNTASAAMFRDARERFEQGHGIPVVEVIQPAVRTAVRRTRSKRIGVIGTEGTVRSGAYVDAFIADPEIVVTQAAAPRFVEFVEAGITSGPELFAVAEQYLAPLTAAQVDTLVLGCTHYPLLAGAIQYVVGPDVSLVSSADETAYDVYRQLVAHGLETTATDAPQHVFEATGPDTDRFVSLAARFLGPEIAHVEPFPTGTIPALPTATRGTS, encoded by the coding sequence GTGAGCACCGCGCCGATCGGAGTCTTCGACTCAGGAGTCGGCGGCCTCACCGTCACCCGCACGATCATCGACCAGTTGCCGCGCGAACGCATCGTCTACGTCGGCGATACCGCGAACGGGCCGTACGGCCCCCTGCCGATCGCCGACGTGCGCCAGCATGCCCTGCGCATCATGGACGAGCTCGTCGACCAGGGCGTCAAGCTGCTCGTCATCGCGTGCAACACCGCGAGCGCCGCGATGTTTCGCGATGCCCGCGAGCGGTTCGAGCAGGGTCACGGCATCCCCGTCGTCGAGGTCATCCAGCCGGCGGTGCGCACCGCCGTGCGCCGCACGCGCAGCAAGCGCATCGGGGTCATCGGCACCGAGGGCACGGTGCGTTCGGGCGCATACGTCGACGCCTTCATCGCCGACCCCGAGATCGTCGTGACGCAGGCCGCCGCACCGCGCTTCGTCGAGTTCGTCGAAGCCGGCATCACGAGCGGGCCCGAACTGTTCGCCGTCGCCGAGCAGTACCTGGCACCGCTCACTGCGGCGCAGGTCGACACGCTCGTGCTCGGCTGCACGCACTACCCTCTGCTCGCCGGGGCCATCCAGTATGTCGTCGGGCCAGACGTCTCGCTCGTGTCGAGCGCCGACGAGACCGCATACGACGTCTACCGTCAGCTCGTCGCGCACGGCCTTGAGACGACGGCGACGGATGCTCCGCAGCACGTCTTCGAAGCCACCGGCCCCGACACCGATCGCTTCGTGTCGCTCGCAGCCCGCTTTCTCGGCCCTGAGATCGCGCACGTCGAGCCCTTTCCGACCGGCACGATTCCCGCACTTCCGACAGCAACGAGAGGCACGTCATGA
- the rph gene encoding ribonuclease PH: MTTIAEAAGLRADGRTPTQMRPVTIERGWSTQAEGSALIAVGNTKVLCTASFTNGVPRWLVGKGRGWVTAEYGMLPRSTNDRMDREAVKGKVGGRTHEISRLIGRSLRAVIDTKSLGENTIVIDCDVLQADGGTRTAAITGAYVALADAVEWGRERGFIGKKAVALTDSIAAVSVGIIDGVPLLDLPYEEDSRAETDMNVVVTGSGKFVEVQGTAEGAPFDRDELGSMLDLAVAACGELATLQRVVLEGPNE; the protein is encoded by the coding sequence ATGACCACGATCGCCGAAGCAGCAGGCCTGCGAGCCGACGGCCGCACGCCCACCCAGATGCGCCCCGTCACGATCGAACGCGGCTGGAGCACGCAAGCCGAGGGCAGCGCGCTCATCGCCGTCGGCAACACGAAGGTGCTCTGCACCGCGAGCTTCACGAATGGCGTGCCGCGGTGGCTCGTCGGCAAGGGCCGAGGCTGGGTGACGGCGGAATACGGCATGCTGCCCCGGTCGACCAACGACCGCATGGATCGCGAAGCGGTCAAGGGCAAGGTCGGCGGTCGCACGCACGAGATCTCGCGCCTCATCGGCCGCAGTCTGCGAGCCGTCATCGACACGAAGTCGCTCGGTGAGAACACGATCGTCATCGATTGCGATGTGCTGCAAGCAGACGGCGGCACGCGCACTGCGGCCATCACGGGCGCCTACGTGGCGCTCGCCGACGCCGTCGAGTGGGGGCGAGAGCGCGGGTTCATCGGCAAGAAGGCCGTCGCGCTCACCGATTCGATCGCGGCGGTGAGCGTGGGCATCATCGACGGCGTGCCTTTGCTCGACCTTCCCTATGAAGAAGACAGCCGCGCCGAGACCGACATGAACGTCGTCGTGACGGGCAGCGGAAAGTTCGTCGAGGTGCAGGGCACGGCCGAAGGTGCCCCCTTCGACCGCGACGAGCTCGGCAGCATGCTCGATCTCGCGGTCGCCGCCTGCGGCGAGCTTGCCACTCTGCAGCGAGTGGTGCTCGAGGGGCCGAACGAGTGA
- the rdgB gene encoding RdgB/HAM1 family non-canonical purine NTP pyrophosphatase, giving the protein MTPEALKVVVATHNSHKVAELQRILELQVPGIHLLAYGGPAPVEDGDSFEANALIKARAAATETGMPAIADDSGISVDALGGAPGIDSAHFSGERDDAANLRLVLERLGDESNRSAAFSCAAAFVDPLDTDAEGRAFEHVALGVWPGRIALEPAGVGGFGYDPIFVPEGLDVTSAELSADEKNAISHRGRAFAALAAVLRERSRRGDS; this is encoded by the coding sequence GTGACGCCCGAGGCGCTGAAGGTCGTCGTCGCCACGCACAACTCCCACAAGGTGGCCGAGCTGCAGCGCATTCTCGAGCTGCAGGTGCCGGGCATCCACTTGCTGGCCTATGGCGGCCCCGCACCGGTCGAAGACGGCGACAGCTTCGAAGCGAACGCCCTCATCAAGGCGCGCGCCGCCGCCACCGAGACGGGAATGCCGGCGATCGCCGACGATTCGGGCATCAGCGTGGATGCTCTGGGCGGGGCACCCGGCATCGACAGCGCGCACTTCTCGGGCGAGCGTGACGACGCGGCGAACCTGCGGCTCGTGCTCGAGCGCCTCGGCGACGAGTCGAACCGCTCGGCGGCCTTCTCGTGTGCTGCCGCGTTCGTCGACCCGCTCGACACCGACGCCGAGGGGCGCGCCTTCGAGCACGTGGCGCTCGGGGTGTGGCCGGGGCGCATCGCTCTCGAACCAGCAGGAGTCGGCGGCTTCGGCTATGACCCGATCTTCGTGCCCGAAGGTCTCGACGTGACGAGCGCCGAGCTCTCTGCCGACGAGAAGAACGCGATCAGTCACCGCGGCCGTGCCTTCGCGGCCCTCGCCGCCGTGCTGCGCGAGCGATCGAGACGAGGCGACTCGTAG
- a CDS encoding metal-dependent transcriptional regulator has translation MSRPPIARTVPRTTADAVDDYLKTIYQFTEWQPEPITPSQLAERLALAPSSVTEMVKKLAAAGFVDHRPYSAIRLTAEGERRALATLRRHRLIETWLVEVHGYGWDEVHDEAEVLEHALSDRLLDSIDAQLGRPTRDPHGDLIPAADGTFHRPDAVRLDEAPAGTSGRVVRISDRDPDALRVLDQLGISLDEPVRVSDELIEAAGTALVRRSGSEVIISPAVASAVWLEVDSLPA, from the coding sequence ATGAGTCGACCGCCGATCGCCCGCACGGTGCCGCGCACCACGGCCGACGCTGTCGACGACTATCTGAAGACGATCTACCAGTTCACCGAGTGGCAGCCCGAGCCGATCACTCCGAGTCAGCTCGCCGAGCGGTTGGCGCTGGCCCCCTCGAGTGTGACCGAGATGGTCAAGAAGCTCGCCGCAGCCGGCTTCGTCGACCATCGGCCGTACAGCGCCATCCGTCTCACGGCCGAGGGCGAGCGTCGCGCGCTCGCAACGCTGCGGCGTCACCGGCTCATCGAGACCTGGCTCGTCGAGGTGCACGGGTACGGCTGGGACGAAGTGCATGACGAAGCCGAGGTGCTCGAGCACGCGCTGAGCGATCGCCTGCTCGACTCGATCGACGCGCAGCTGGGTCGCCCCACACGAGACCCCCACGGCGACCTCATCCCCGCCGCCGATGGAACCTTCCACCGGCCAGACGCCGTGCGCCTCGACGAAGCACCCGCGGGCACGTCGGGTCGAGTCGTGCGCATCAGCGATCGCGACCCCGATGCCTTGCGTGTGCTCGACCAGTTGGGCATCTCGCTCGACGAGCCCGTGCGGGTGAGCGATGAGCTCATCGAAGCGGCGGGCACCGCCCTCGTGCGGCGCTCGGGCAGCGAGGTCATCATCTCGCCCGCCGTCGCGTCGGCGGTGTGGCTCGAAGTCGATAGCCTTCCAGCATGA
- a CDS encoding Dabb family protein, producing MIRHTVAFTLVHAPDSAEERDFLTAGPELLRAIPGVGDFTVSRQVSPKSSFRFQFAMTFANDEAYAAYNEHSDHREFVAKRWSTEVAEFEELDFIAYP from the coding sequence ATGATTCGTCACACCGTCGCCTTCACACTCGTGCACGCCCCAGACTCTGCAGAAGAACGCGACTTCCTCACTGCCGGGCCCGAACTCTTGCGCGCGATTCCGGGCGTGGGCGACTTCACGGTGTCTCGGCAGGTGAGCCCCAAGAGCAGCTTCAGGTTTCAGTTCGCGATGACGTTCGCGAACGATGAGGCCTACGCGGCCTACAACGAGCACTCCGACCATCGCGAATTCGTCGCGAAGCGATGGAGCACCGAGGTGGCCGAGTTCGAAGAGCTCGACTTCATCGCCTACCCCTGA
- a CDS encoding barstar family protein, with the protein MRDDGKLDSGFRPGEIVVRDDAIANTQPLLGLFAPDEVRVIRGSRCRTVQDLFNEFSAALQFPLYFGHNWDAFDECMRDLGEWMIGTKTLTIVIVESTELLSIDRENGPFDTFARIIQRNVQESAAGREDHGENYQQPIPLAVVLVDSADKIVSVAARWRPAMT; encoded by the coding sequence ATGAGGGATGACGGCAAACTTGATTCCGGGTTCCGGCCGGGAGAAATCGTCGTCCGGGACGACGCAATTGCGAACACGCAACCTCTTCTAGGTCTATTCGCACCGGATGAGGTGCGGGTAATCAGAGGGAGCCGCTGCCGAACCGTGCAAGACCTCTTCAACGAGTTCTCCGCGGCACTCCAGTTTCCGCTTTACTTCGGTCACAATTGGGACGCTTTCGACGAGTGCATGCGTGACCTGGGCGAGTGGATGATCGGCACGAAGACGCTCACGATTGTGATCGTCGAGTCCACCGAGCTTCTTTCGATCGATAGAGAAAATGGCCCCTTCGATACCTTCGCGCGAATCATTCAGCGAAACGTTCAGGAGTCTGCTGCGGGTCGAGAAGACCATGGAGAGAACTATCAGCAACCCATCCCGCTCGCGGTGGTGCTTGTCGATTCGGCCGACAAGATCGTTTCTGTAGCAGCCAGGTGGCGGCCCGCGATGACCTGA
- a CDS encoding polymorphic toxin-type HINT domain-containing protein, which translates to MADGSTEPVELIDIGDKVWAADPETGEAGAHAVTALIEGSGVKDLVTVSTQSGSAVATAGHPFWSVSEAAWVDAGDLAVGDAVLEADGATSVITQVVEASRPAVVHNLTVADLHTYFVLVGDSPTLVHNCSASSVRLGNNLVQSGVTRPAESAAHHIVAGGSRKAEETRRQLSNFGIDIDAAANGVFLPRNLGSSNPTGAAVHSTIHTNAYYRSVHTLLSRATTRDEAIDVLDAIRSSLLAGGFP; encoded by the coding sequence ATGGCCGATGGCTCCACTGAGCCGGTCGAGCTGATCGACATTGGCGACAAGGTGTGGGCCGCTGACCCTGAGACCGGCGAGGCGGGCGCGCATGCGGTGACGGCCCTGATTGAGGGTTCGGGTGTAAAAGACCTGGTCACGGTTTCGACTCAGTCGGGGTCGGCGGTGGCGACAGCGGGGCATCCGTTCTGGAGTGTGTCGGAAGCTGCGTGGGTTGACGCTGGCGATCTCGCGGTTGGGGATGCTGTGCTCGAGGCCGACGGTGCCACGAGTGTGATCACTCAGGTAGTCGAGGCGTCGAGGCCGGCCGTGGTGCATAACCTGACGGTTGCGGATCTGCACACGTACTTTGTGCTGGTCGGGGATTCGCCTACGCTGGTTCACAACTGCAGCGCGTCTTCGGTGCGGTTGGGAAACAATCTTGTTCAGTCGGGGGTGACTCGGCCTGCCGAGTCGGCTGCTCACCACATCGTTGCGGGTGGTTCCCGAAAGGCTGAGGAGACTCGTAGACAGTTGAGCAACTTCGGGATCGACATTGACGCCGCCGCCAACGGAGTCTTCCTGCCGAGGAATCTAGGCTCCTCCAACCCCACTGGGGCAGCTGTCCATTCAACGATTCACACCAACGCCTACTACCGTAGTGTGCACACGCTCCTCAGTCGAGCAACCACGAGGGATGAGGCTATAGACGTTCTTGATGCAATTCGTTCTTCCTTGCTGGCTGGCGGATTCCCGTGA
- a CDS encoding polymorphic toxin-type HINT domain-containing protein — protein MADASTEPVELIDIGDEVWAADPETGEAGAHAVTALIEGSGVKDLVTVSTRSGSVVATAGHPFWSVSEAAWVDAGDLAVGDAVLEADGTTGVVIAVSEVRRQATVHNLTVADLHTYFVVVGDAPTLVHNTSCPVNLASPSRTQHILDGDPRPGGGLAGGHRAGTGAGKSEFPAAWSDDMIMHNISDVATDPTLNWVQQTGRLGSEFTRNGDPVRFAVDGMRGGVMIRVVIEPRGVGIVTAFPIG, from the coding sequence ATGGCTGACGCCTCCACTGAGCCGGTCGAGCTGATCGACATTGGCGACGAGGTGTGGGCCGCTGACCCTGAGACCGGTGAGGCGGGCGCGCATGCGGTGACGGCCCTGATTGAGGGTTCGGGTGTGAAAGACCTGGTCACGGTCTCGACTCGGTCGGGGTCGGTGGTGGCGACGGCGGGGCATCCGTTCTGGAGTGTGTCGGAAGCTGCATGGGTTGACGCTGGCGATCTCGCGGTTGGGGATGCTGTGCTCGAGGCCGACGGCACTACGGGTGTGGTGATTGCGGTCTCGGAGGTGCGTCGTCAGGCGACGGTGCACAACCTGACGGTCGCGGATCTGCACACGTATTTCGTGGTGGTGGGGGATGCGCCTACGCTGGTGCACAACACGAGCTGCCCGGTGAACTTGGCTTCCCCGAGCCGCACCCAGCACATTTTGGACGGTGATCCCCGACCAGGAGGTGGCCTCGCAGGCGGTCACCGCGCTGGCACTGGAGCAGGCAAGAGTGAGTTCCCCGCGGCATGGTCAGACGACATGATCATGCACAACATCTCAGACGTTGCCACGGATCCGACGCTGAACTGGGTGCAACAAACCGGGCGGCTCGGGAGCGAGTTCACTCGCAATGGCGACCCAGTTCGTTTCGCAGTAGACGGAATGCGCGGGGGTGTGATGATTCGAGTAGTTATTGAGCCGCGCGGGGTCGGAATTGTGACCGCATTCCCGATCGGATGA
- a CDS encoding DUF368 domain-containing protein yields MVRTVADAVRGALIGFAEIVPGVSGGTIALIVGVYDSLIDGAGHLARGVARAIGDGVRGRGFSRASAHFRSVRWSVVLPIGIGMLAAIVVGAALLAPLLEAYPTGTRAVFAGLIAASLIVPARMVGGRWTAPEVVVGLLAAALTFVLTGLPRAGDADPSLIIVAIAAAFAVCALVLPGVSGSYLLLTVGMYAPTLAAVNNRDFAYLGVFVLGAIVGLGLFVSGLQWLLKHRRRITLVIMTGLMLGSLRALWPWLDDEGGLQQPGDDWGLALVLMIIGAGFVLGIMALEAVLLKRRMLSPEIVADPEPHEPDAEASERVERDVQRDE; encoded by the coding sequence GTGGTTCGCACCGTGGCCGACGCCGTGCGCGGTGCACTCATCGGCTTCGCCGAGATCGTTCCCGGCGTGAGCGGGGGCACGATCGCGCTCATCGTCGGCGTCTACGACTCGCTGATCGACGGTGCCGGTCACCTCGCGCGCGGCGTCGCGCGCGCGATCGGCGACGGCGTGCGCGGTCGCGGCTTCTCGCGAGCATCCGCCCACTTCCGTTCGGTGCGGTGGAGCGTCGTGCTTCCGATCGGCATCGGGATGCTCGCCGCCATCGTCGTCGGTGCCGCCTTGCTTGCTCCGCTGCTCGAGGCCTACCCGACCGGCACTCGCGCCGTGTTCGCAGGCCTCATCGCCGCCTCGCTCATCGTTCCCGCACGCATGGTCGGCGGGCGGTGGACCGCCCCCGAAGTGGTCGTCGGCCTGCTCGCCGCCGCGCTCACCTTCGTGCTCACTGGCTTGCCCCGCGCTGGCGACGCAGACCCGAGCCTCATCATCGTGGCCATCGCCGCCGCCTTCGCAGTGTGCGCGCTCGTGCTGCCGGGAGTCTCAGGCTCGTACCTGCTGCTGACCGTCGGCATGTATGCCCCCACACTCGCGGCCGTCAACAACCGCGATTTCGCCTACCTCGGCGTGTTCGTACTCGGCGCGATCGTCGGCCTCGGGCTGTTCGTCTCAGGCCTGCAGTGGCTGCTCAAGCACCGACGCCGCATCACCCTCGTCATCATGACCGGGCTCATGCTCGGCTCGCTGCGCGCCCTGTGGCCCTGGCTCGACGACGAGGGCGGGCTGCAGCAGCCCGGTGACGACTGGGGCCTCGCACTCGTGCTCATGATCATCGGAGCCGGCTTCGTGCTGGGCATCATGGCCCTCGAAGCGGTGCTGCTGAAGCGACGGATGCTCTCGCCCGAGATCGTCGCCGACCCCGAGCCGCACGAGCCCGACGCTGAGGCGAGCGAGCGCGTCGAACGTGACGTTCAGCGCGACGAATAG
- a CDS encoding DedA family protein encodes MLPMDIGLFDVEGLIVGAGNWALVLVCVIVFVETGLLIGFLLPGDTLLLITGILTFTGVIPQPIWLVVLCIFIAAVLGDQLGYYIGYKAGPPIFERKSAGFFSKKSVARTERFFARYGGWAVTIARFIGVVRTIAPVAAGVGKMPYKKFLFFNVLGALLWGVGLPLIGWWAAHIPGVAEVVTEYIEVVFMVVIGMALTGIAWHLGHEQWEKRKERKAAEAGEPVPEVEIWVDEPEHDGKHEAERHERTYGIGPHDGKHEKDPSTR; translated from the coding sequence ATGTTGCCCATGGACATCGGCCTGTTCGACGTCGAAGGCCTCATCGTCGGCGCGGGCAATTGGGCGCTCGTGCTCGTCTGCGTCATCGTCTTCGTCGAGACCGGTCTGCTCATCGGCTTTCTGCTGCCGGGTGACACGCTGCTGCTCATCACCGGCATTCTCACGTTCACCGGAGTGATTCCGCAGCCGATCTGGCTCGTCGTGCTGTGCATCTTCATCGCCGCTGTGCTCGGCGATCAGCTCGGCTACTACATCGGCTACAAGGCCGGGCCACCCATCTTCGAGCGAAAATCGGCCGGATTCTTCAGCAAGAAGAGCGTCGCCCGCACCGAGCGCTTCTTCGCGCGCTACGGTGGTTGGGCGGTCACGATTGCCCGCTTCATCGGCGTCGTTCGCACGATCGCCCCCGTCGCCGCGGGTGTCGGCAAGATGCCCTACAAGAAGTTCTTGTTCTTCAACGTGCTCGGCGCCCTGCTGTGGGGCGTCGGTCTGCCGCTCATCGGCTGGTGGGCTGCACACATTCCGGGTGTCGCCGAAGTCGTGACCGAGTACATCGAGGTCGTCTTCATGGTCGTCATCGGCATGGCCCTCACGGGCATCGCCTGGCACCTCGGCCACGAGCAGTGGGAGAAGCGCAAAGAGCGCAAAGCCGCTGAGGCCGGCGAACCGGTGCCAGAAGTCGAGATCTGGGTCGACGAGCCCGAGCACGACGGCAAGCACGAAGCCGAGCGCCATGAGCGCACGTACGGCATCGGCCCGCACGACGGCAAGCACGAGAAAGACCCGAGCACTCGGTGA